From the genome of Terriglobia bacterium:
TGAGGATGACGATCTGCTCACCCCAGCAGCCGCTCATTCCGAAGATCCCGACTCGGGGCTTCATGGTTGCCTCGTGCGTCATACGATTTCGGGGAGGTTGATGGCGTCCCAGTAGGTGAACACCGGGCCGTGGATGCAGGTGTACTTGTAGCCGACGCTGCAGTGGCCGCACTTCCCGACGCCGCACTTCATCCTCCGCTCGAGGCTCATCAGGATGCGCGACTTGGAGAAGTTCTGGCGGAGCAGCTCCTTCAGGACGAACTTGTAGACGATGGGCGGTCCCACCACCGCGGCATACGTCCGCGCGGGGTCGAGCTCGACCTTCTCGAAGAGGGTCGGGAGCAGCCCGACGTGCTGCTTCCAGGTGCCCGTGGTGTCCCGGTCCACCGTCAGCAGCACCTTGACGTCCTCGACGTCGGCGAGGGAGACCAGCTCCTCGCGATAGAGCATGTCGTCGGGGCTTCGGGCCCCGTACATGAGCGTGACCCTGCCGAACCTCTCGCGGTGGTCCAGGGCGTACCACAGGAGCGATCGCAGCGGCGCCATGCCCAATCCGCCGGCCACGATCAGGAGGTCGTTCCCCTCCATCTCCTCCACGGGGAAGCCGTTCCCGTAAGGGCCCCTGATGCCGACCAGCGCGTTGGTGGGCAGGCGGTAGAGCGCGCCGGTGACCCGGCCCGCCTTCCGCACGCAGAGCTCGATGATCCCGCCCCGCGTCGGGGAGGACGAGATGGAGATCGGGGCCTCTCCGGTGCCGATCACGCTCAGCTGCACGAACTGCCCGGGACGGTGGTGCCACGCCTCGGCCACCCCTTCGTCGACGAACCGCATCTGGAACAGGTGGTTGTCCTTCACCATCCTGTGGATGCGGACGATCCGGGCCAGCTCCGGCTTGTACGGGTTCGCGCTCTCCCTAGGCAGAGGCTTCTGCTCGACCGCTTCCATCTTTCTCACCTCGCAGCTTCTCGATGACGCTGACGATGTCGATCTTGGCCGGGCAGCCCGCGATGCAGCGGCCGCACCCGACGCAGCTGGGCCGGCCGTACTCGGCCACGAACCCGCGCTGCTTGTGGTAGTACCGGAACTTGATTCGCGACGAGCGGTGCTCCCTGAAGTTCTCCCCGCCGGCGACCAGCGCGTGGCTCTCGAAGAGGCAGGAGTCCCAGGCGCGGTTTCGCCGTCCGCCGCGGCTGCCGAGGTCCACCTCGTCGTTGACGTCGAAGCAGTAGCAGGTGGGGCAGACCATGCTGCACGAGCCGCAGGAGAGGCACTTCCGGCCCAGCTCGTCCCAGACCCCGCTCCCGTACTCGATCTCCAGGATCTCGGGCAGGTCCCCGAGCTCCACGCGCGTTCGGTACGACGCGTTCCGCAGCCCGGATCGCCGCTTGTACTCTCCGAAATCCGCGGCGGTCGGCTCCCGCAGCAGGCAACCGCTCTCGATCGTCATGTCGTCGCCGCGGCTCGACCCGACCAGCACCAGGTACTCGTCGCCGATGTCGCTCAGGTACAGGTCGAAGCCGGTGTCCACGAAGTCGGCGTTCATCGAGCGCGCGAAGTGCTTGTCGTCCGGCTCGAAGTCCACGCCGATGATGGCGGTGGCCTTCCTCCGCGCGACGTAGTACGGGTCCGAGTACTTTCCGCCGGCGAACACGCGGTCCAGGATGTTCAGGCCGTAGACGTCGTAGGGGTGGACGCCGAGCACCACGGTGGGCCGCTTCGCCTCCTCCAGCAGGTCCCGGTAGCCGTCCCGCTCGTCGAACACGAGCAGGCGCTCTCGGGGCGGGAGCAGGAACTTCTTCGGCGGGAGGATCGTCCGCGGGTAGGAGAGCACCACGTCCGACCAGAGCCCCGGGCGCTCGAAGGCGAACCCGTCTCCCCGGCGGACCGGCGCGTAGACGTCGCCGAACGTCGGGAGCACGGCGGTGAAGAGGTCCATCTCGTGCTTGGCGATCTTCAGGATCTTCATGCTCGACTCCCACTGAGCTGGCCGGCCGGGCAGGAACCCCGCGCGACGGGACCGGAGGTTGCCGTCAAGCCGTCTTGTCCACGGAGGCTGCGACGCGGCGCGCCGAGATCAGGCGCTCGACCTCCGACAGCAGCGTCTCGGGGTCGATGGGCTTGGCGAGGAACTGATCGGCCGGGAGCCAGCCGGCCTTGGGATTCACCCTAAAGTGGGGATACTCCGTGTACACCGACGACGCGATCACGATCGGAACGTCCGCCAGGGCCGGGACGCTCCGCATGGCCTGGAGAGTGAAGAACCCCTCCGTGCGCTCGGTCATCATCACGTCGAGGAGGATGAGGTCCGGCCGAACGGTCTTCGCGAGGTCGAGGCCGTCCTTGCCGCTCCCGGCCCGGCTCACCTCGTAGCCGGACCCCTCGAGCAGCGCCGAGATGGCCGCGACGTAATCCGGGTCGTCATCGACGATCAGCACCCTTTTCTTTTCGCTCATCGCTCCTCACTCGGCTCGACCGCCCGACGGCGCACCTCTGATGGGTCGGCGGCGGCGTGGACGGGAAGGCGGAGGGTGAAGGTCGTGCCGACCCCCTCCCGGCTGCGCACGGTGATGTCGCCACCCAGCTCCGAAACGATCTTCTTGCAGATGGCCAGCCCCAGGCCGGTGCCGGGGATGCCGGCCGTGGACGCGGCTTTCACGCGGTAGAACTCCTGGAACAGCTGGTCCAGGCTCGCGGTCGGGATGCCGATCCCGGTGTCCTCGACCTCGACGACGACCGCGTCGTCGACGGCGGACATCCGGATGGCCACCTTCCCGCCGACGCGGTTGTACTTGACCGCGTTGCCGACCAGGTTGGCCACGAGCATGCTCAGGCTGCCGGAATCCCCGCAAACCGCGGGAAGCTGCGGAGGACCGACCACCTCGACGGCGACGCCGGCCTTCTCCGCCGCGACGGCCTGTCCCTGCACCACCCCCTGCACCACGTCGCGGAGGTCCGCCGAGGCGTCGCCTCTCACGAGCTGTCCGTGCTCGAGCTTGCTGAGGTCGAGCCAGTCCTGGATGATGGCCAGCATCTCGCCGAGGCGGAGCTGGGATCGCCGCAGCCACTCCTGGGCCCTCTCGGTCAGCTCGTCGCGCGACGTGTAGAGCAGGACGTCGAGGTACTGCTTGACCGCCACGACCGGGGTCTTGAGCTGGTGGGAGACGAAGGTCACGAACTTGCGCTGCGCGTCCTCCTTCTCGAGACGCAGCCGCTCCGACTCGCGCGCCAGGCGCCAACGCTCGACGCCTCGGTTCAGGATCACCGAGAACTCGTCGAGGGTGAACGGCTTCGGCAGGAAGTCGTAGGCCCCCGCCTTCATCGCCTCCACCGCGGTAGCGATGGTCGCATAGCCGGTGATCACCACGATCACCATCGACGGGTCGATCTGGCGGACGCGCCGGATGACCTCCATGCCGTCGATCCTCGGCATCTTGAGGTCGACGAACAGGAGGGCGGCCGGGGCCTCCTCTATCCTCCCGATGCCTTCCTCGCCGCCGGCGAACGTCTCGACCTCGAAACCGGCGCGGGTCAGGATCTCGCTGCACGACAGGAGCATGATCTCGTCGTCGTCGATCACGATGACGCGATCCTGGGCCTTGGCGCGTGGCTTTTCCTGCACCTCGGTGGCCATCGTCGTCTAGCCGATCCTGCCGGGCAGGGCGAGGAGCCGGCGGACGTGATCGAGGAACACCGGGATGTCCAGCGGCTTGGTGAGGTAGTCGTCGGGGGTGATCATGGCGGCTTCCGCGGCGGCCGGGAAGATCGCCTCGGGCGGCTGCTCGATGGAGGAGACCATGAGGACGGGCACGTGTCCGGCCACCTCCCGCTTGTCGCCGAACTTCACCGCCTGGTTCAGGCCGTAGCCCGCGAACGCGTCCTCCATCATGACGTCGAGAACGATGAGATCCGGCCGGTCGGTCGAGAGATGGGCGAGACCCTCCCTGGCGCTGGCCGCGCAGTGCACCAGGTACCCCTCGCGCTCGAGGAGCGCGGTGACCGAAGCGCAGTAGTCCGCGTCGTCGTCGACGATCAGCACCCTCTTCCGGGTCTTGAACGTGCTGGAGCTGGGCTTGTTCCGGCCCATGGAGCGCAGCGCGTCCCCGAGGATCGTCCGTATCTCGTCCGCGGCCACCGGGTGGAGCGCCAGATAGAAGACTCCGGACTCGCGGATGCTCTTCGCGAGCTCGACCGACGGATTTTCGGCCACCGCGACGACCGGAGCGGCGGGAGCGCTCCGCCGGCACGCTGCGACCATCTCCATCCCTCGCACGAGGTCCGGCGAAAGGTCGACGAGAACGACGCTTTCTCCCGCCCGCGCCGCGACGTCCGCCGGCGCGGCGGCCGGGTCGACGACTTCGAATGCGAAGCCCTCTCCGCACAAGTCGGCCACCACGTCCCTCCAGGTGCCATCGGGCTTCGCGACAAGAAGGACCCGGGCGTGCTCCGCCATGCTCATCCTCCGGATTACCACCCGTATTCTCCAAGCACACGGCGTGCCGGGATTCCAGCGGAGGAAATACGCTGTGAACGCGAGGAGAATCGAGATCGCAGAGCCAGTCGGATCCTTTGGATGAATATTGATTCGATACAGGTTTCTGCCTCCCTCGGGCGAGAGTCGCAGCAAGGCCGCGATGCCCGGGAGGCGTGTTATGTACTGCGTACTCATACAGTGTGTATGTCCGCTATTCCGTGATCGTGGAAAACGAAGCACCGGAATCCTGTTAGCAGTAGATTTCCGTTGCGTCGAGGACCGTTCCGGCGAAAGCGGGGGGACTCATGCGACGACGAGGAACGATCGAGGCGGTGGCGTGGATCGCGGTAGCTGCTGGGACCGTCTGGGCTCGCGAGCCCGCGGCATCGCCATCGGCCTTCCTCTACGAACCGCCGGATTGCCGCCCGACGTCCGCGCGGAACGTGATCTTCATGGTCCCGGACGGCATGGGCCTCGCCGACGTGACGGCGGCGCGGATCTTCAAGAACGGACCGGGCGGCGATCCGCTGAACCTGGAGAAGCTCCAGTTCGTCGGCTACGAGAGGAACTGGT
Proteins encoded in this window:
- a CDS encoding FAD/NAD(P)-binding protein; this encodes MEAVEQKPLPRESANPYKPELARIVRIHRMVKDNHLFQMRFVDEGVAEAWHHRPGQFVQLSVIGTGEAPISISSSPTRGGIIELCVRKAGRVTGALYRLPTNALVGIRGPYGNGFPVEEMEGNDLLIVAGGLGMAPLRSLLWYALDHRERFGRVTLMYGARSPDDMLYREELVSLADVEDVKVLLTVDRDTTGTWKQHVGLLPTLFEKVELDPARTYAAVVGPPIVYKFVLKELLRQNFSKSRILMSLERRMKCGVGKCGHCSVGYKYTCIHGPVFTYWDAINLPEIV
- a CDS encoding 4Fe-4S dicluster domain-containing protein, with amino-acid sequence MKILKIAKHEMDLFTAVLPTFGDVYAPVRRGDGFAFERPGLWSDVVLSYPRTILPPKKFLLPPRERLLVFDERDGYRDLLEEAKRPTVVLGVHPYDVYGLNILDRVFAGGKYSDPYYVARRKATAIIGVDFEPDDKHFARSMNADFVDTGFDLYLSDIGDEYLVLVGSSRGDDMTIESGCLLREPTAADFGEYKRRSGLRNASYRTRVELGDLPEILEIEYGSGVWDELGRKCLSCGSCSMVCPTCYCFDVNDEVDLGSRGGRRNRAWDSCLFESHALVAGGENFREHRSSRIKFRYYHKQRGFVAEYGRPSCVGCGRCIAGCPAKIDIVSVIEKLRGEKDGSGRAEASA
- a CDS encoding response regulator; its protein translation is MSEKKRVLIVDDDPDYVAAISALLEGSGYEVSRAGSGKDGLDLAKTVRPDLILLDVMMTERTEGFFTLQAMRSVPALADVPIVIASSVYTEYPHFRVNPKAGWLPADQFLAKPIDPETLLSEVERLISARRVAASVDKTA
- a CDS encoding hybrid sensor histidine kinase/response regulator, producing MATEVQEKPRAKAQDRVIVIDDDEIMLLSCSEILTRAGFEVETFAGGEEGIGRIEEAPAALLFVDLKMPRIDGMEVIRRVRQIDPSMVIVVITGYATIATAVEAMKAGAYDFLPKPFTLDEFSVILNRGVERWRLARESERLRLEKEDAQRKFVTFVSHQLKTPVVAVKQYLDVLLYTSRDELTERAQEWLRRSQLRLGEMLAIIQDWLDLSKLEHGQLVRGDASADLRDVVQGVVQGQAVAAEKAGVAVEVVGPPQLPAVCGDSGSLSMLVANLVGNAVKYNRVGGKVAIRMSAVDDAVVVEVEDTGIGIPTASLDQLFQEFYRVKAASTAGIPGTGLGLAICKKIVSELGGDITVRSREGVGTTFTLRLPVHAAADPSEVRRRAVEPSEER
- a CDS encoding response regulator, which gives rise to MAEHARVLLVAKPDGTWRDVVADLCGEGFAFEVVDPAAAPADVAARAGESVVLVDLSPDLVRGMEMVAACRRSAPAAPVVAVAENPSVELAKSIRESGVFYLALHPVAADEIRTILGDALRSMGRNKPSSSTFKTRKRVLIVDDDADYCASVTALLEREGYLVHCAASAREGLAHLSTDRPDLIVLDVMMEDAFAGYGLNQAVKFGDKREVAGHVPVLMVSSIEQPPEAIFPAAAEAAMITPDDYLTKPLDIPVFLDHVRRLLALPGRIG